The genomic region AGTGacaatttcattatttcatATGCCGTTACTGAATGCTAAGTATTTAGTGTTTTATGTATTTTTATATTACAGGTAGTAGTAATCTAATGAAATTAACTTTCTTAAAGTGAGTTATCTGCTTCTTTATCCGCTAATAACCCGACACTTACTGATTTTGATCTGTATCTGCTGGTGCTTGTATTATTCTCATTATCTCCTTTATCGACTGggatattattattatccTTGTTACCTGAATAGTGGTTAACAAAAATGTCAGTAGCCAAACGATCTGGTCCATTATTTTTGAGTTTAGGAGATCTGATGTTACCGAAGGAGTTTGTTCTGGGGCTCTTTGTTGACGAGAGgagattcttcaaaaaaaattttgCTTCGTTGCTATTGTTCATCGTGATAACATGGTCAACGCTGGATTCCTGGGTAGTAGGAAGTACATTTGACGAGAACTGTTGAAATAATCCATTGCAGTTATTTGTATGTTGTGAAGAGGTGGTTCGTAATTCAGGTTGCATTTCTGGAATCATGTTTAACATTTCTTCAGGTACCCCCTCAACTTCAGTGAAAGCGTCAACATAATCACTGGAAATAATTGGAATGGCAGTTTCTGAggattttttcaatgggCTTGATGTAACTTTTTCCGGAATAGATGTGTCAACCAGATGCTTGCCAAATAATCGCAAATGTTCCGGTGGTTCAGAAGAGTTATTGGTGCTTCGTAATTCAGTGTACGAATTTGTAGTAGTTCTACCGCCTTCAGTGAGATCTCTTAATGAAAGAACACTGCCATGTTCCGAATCTATACCAAATTCGAATGGCAGAGACTCAGCATCGGAATGGTTGTCACTCAGATAAAAACCgttatcaatatcatttTCGTCTTCTGATTCCGAACccatttgaaaaacatTTGAGGGTTCTATGTGAGAGTTCGTTGATTGACTATCACCATCACTTTCTTGGAGACCGTCAAATACAATGCTCGGTTTCCTCGTATTTCGTTGACATTGAAGAGTTTGACTTCGTCTGTATGGGTTATCTCCAGGTACTCTTGGGTTAGTAAATGCGCTTTGATTTTTATCATATGTATGAAGAGAAGCGGGCTTTCGCAGCCTGCTTCCCAAGGCTGCATTAGGAAATTCATTACTTGTACGTCGTGAAAGCGTACCCGTCGGAGATAAAATAGGCGAATGTAGATTGCTTCGGATATTTCTTCCAGATATACCAGACCCCATCGTCAAAGTATCAAGTTGTAGTGCATTAGGTGATGGAATTCTGAATGCAGTCTGAGTAGGTACCCTTCCGTTGGAATTAGGTTTGGAAAATGGACCAATCGGAGGTCTGTCAAAAGCCTCAAATTTCTGTTGCTGGGCAAGGGGACCTTGAAATGAATGCTCACTCAGTTGTCGAGGAGCGTAATGATCGATATAGAAGCTATCTAAAGAAGCGAATGAGGAATTTACCGGCAATGAAACTATCGAATCAGGATCTCTTCTATTGTCAAAACGCTGAAGCtcttgttgaaaaatctcTCTGGCGGAAACATCATGTACAGGAACACTTGACGAGTCCTCCACTAAATTTGTACCTTCGTTACCATAACCTGTGGAATCTTTTGGAGAAATATATGTTTCCTCACTTAAAATAAGGTTTCCATTATCTGTATATGAAGCACAAGAATTCAAACAGCCGTCAATGTATTTATTGTTACCTGAATCATTAAATTCATTGACGGAATTAGTATTTGACTCATCGTTTGACTTCGTAGATGGAAGAAACTTTCCCACTGCGTTTTTTATCTTATGCCCAATACCACCAACAGCAGTATCTACCTCGTGCTCTGAAATACAAATTTGTTCAACCTGTTCTGATGGGCTACGATGGAAATTCGATTGTTCAATTAATTTCAGTGATTTCTCCTGATCGCTCATATAGTCATTATGGTTGAAGTCCCAACAAACCCAAGGATGTTTCTTAGCATCCTGGATTgccattctttttttggGATTCTTTTCTAATAGCTTATTGAGTAAATTCTGAGCCTCCtcatattcttctttgcacTCAACCTGAGAAACTTGACATTGCTCTATTTTCTGATATGGTTCGAAAACTAGTGGCTCGTTGACTATTTTGTCGAAAAGCTCTAATTCGTAGTCAGAAATAAATGGTAGCATTCCAAATAATAAACAGTGCAAAGTGATTCCCATAGCCCAAATGTCAGTTgggaaagaaattattgGTTCTTTAGAATTTGGATCGAGATCGAACTTTTTGATGGTGTCTTCAACAAGGCAAATTTCCGGGGCAAAAAATGCCGGTGTTCCTGCGGTCTTAGCAAGCTCTAATTCATTTAAAGAGTCTGTGCTGCTATCTGAAGAAAACGCCAACGAAACTCCAAAATCGGATATCTTTACTATTCCATCTTCTGAAAGTAGCAAGTTTGCAGGTTTAATGTCTCTATGAATAATTCCTTGGAAGTGGAGATACTCCAATCCTAATAACACACCTCTAAAAATTTCCCTAGTACGTTGAAAGCTTAGTAATGGTGGACCTCTTGCCTTAGTTTCTATGACATCACCAGGACACCATTTTATTTCTCCTTTAGAACAGTATTCCAACACCAAGTAAATCTTTCTTGACTTAGCATCGTCAAGAACTTCAATTAGTTTCACCACATGCTCGTGGTGACACTTTTTCATTATCGCAATTTCTCgcttgatcttttcatccTCAATGCCAGATTGAGGAGTTTTGAATCTATTAGAGAATTTATCATTGAAAGTACGCTTTTTATGTCTGTTGACAATTTTTATAGCAACTAGTTGTTTTGTAACCAAATCTCGAGCTAATTTCACTTTCCCATGTTGCCCATGGCctaattcttcaatgatttcatAAGTGTTTAGAACTTTTCGTTTAGATATTGGATCATACTCTAGTGAAACAGTGTTTGTCTCTTTCACTGGACCATACGTTATTCGTTGCCCACTATTCAGATGTGAGCCCAATACTGTTCTGATATGATTTTGATGCAAAGGATGATTCAACTGTCGTTGCCTTTGTTTCTCCAACAACAAATCTAGAGAGTCTGTTGACGAAGTATTGGACATGGGGAACTCTTCTCGATGCATCGAGCCAAAAATACTGCTTTTTCGTCTGGGATTAGCAGGTTTGTGCATTTTACTTTCATCCATTAGTTGCCAACGAATATCTGGCGGCAgatcaatttcttccaCCAtaacttgatgaattgcCAAATCAAATCAGCTTATTGAAAGTACTGATCTAATAACGGGATAGATACTGACTACCCACAGAAGGAATACGATTTATATTCAGTTGAGTCCCAACTGTAATAATCgactattattattattattattataataaaaaaaattaaggATCAGGTCAAAAAAATCAGTACCGACTCTTTTAGCTTTGTCTTATATCTAAGCAATACGCCCGGATAAGCACTTTGTTCCTCAATCGATATACTTGTTAATTTCTGGTTCTCCTATTCTTTCTCGGGTCCAGACCCGCATCgtatatttttctttcgCTAATCGCTAACGTAGCTTCAAATcgttgaaaagttttggTTTTTGTCCTTAAAAGTTGTCATCGATATTTCTGTGAAAAGGAACAGtaattttggaaaaatggAATCAGAACTGTGTGAAAAATAATTTAATTTTACATTGACACATATATGGAAAGGATGGTAAGATATATAATtaatatcacgtgatttagAGGATGTCTAAGAGCAACCATAAGAATGAAATATATAATGATATGCGGTATTGATACCGTTTTCAAGACAGTTACAGGTATAGCTGTGAGTATTAAAATTATATCTgaattttttatttgtGGTAGGGGAATTAGTGTACAGAAGAGAGAACAATTATGCGCTTCCAAGAGGACAGATGTTCGAATCAATCATCTTGGTCCCAGTTACCTGGTTTTGGACCCTTTGGTACGGCTGGACCACCAGCTCTCTTGGCCATGATGATCTGGTCAACTGAAAGTACTGTCTTCGCAGCCTCTGTGGCGACATCGATAGCGAACTTCTTAGCAGCTAGTAAATCATAAATGCCTTCATCTCTGATATCTTTGATGCATTCCGGGGTATTGTTGTCTATATCAATACCTTGGTACAAACCATCGTTGATTTCGTTTGACGCAGTTTTTTGAGAGTGGGCAGCATATAAGTTTGGTAGTACTTCATTAACGTTTAGACCTGCAGTTTCTGCCAACGTTCTTGGTACCACTTCGAATGCAACGGCAAACTGTTTGATGGCAAGTTGCATTAGACCTGGCGTCTTTTCACCATAGTTGCTGATTCTTGATACCAACTCTATTTCAGTAGCACCGGCACCTGGAACAAGTTTTCCACCATCCTGTTTCATTAAACCCTTAATTGCATTGACACCGTCATCAATGGCACGTTCGATATCGTCCAAGTTATTTTGCGTAGCACCTCTTAAGATGATTGTGGCAGTCCTAGTGTTTTCGTTCTCCTCttgtttgaaaatggtaacTCTATCACCACCAATTTCTTTCGTCTTTACGGTCTCAACAATAccaatttcttctggagTTGGGGCACCTAGCCTTGGCATTGGTGTAGCACCACACACACGGCAAATTCTTCTAAGTTCGAATTTACTTGGCACCTTTAGGACGAGAATATTGTATCTGTTCAAATAATGTAAAGCAAGCTCACCAACACCGGCACCAGCAACAACACATCTAACACCAGTCTCGGcaatttctttcatcatttggTCCAGTTGTTGTTCTTCACCTTTAGTGAAATCTAACATCTCCTGAGCATTATGTAAAAGCACAGTACCCTTGGTTTCGGTGTTTGAGATATCAATTGGACATGTAAACACAGCAACCTTATGCTTTTCACCTTGAGGCAAGGACTTCAAATGTCCTTCTGGTTCGCGGTTGAAGACTAAACCCTTGATAACAGATGAGTTGGTAAGGGAACCACCCATAATCTTTACCACTCTAATTGAGTCGACATTGAAATAGTTGGAATTTGGTAGCAAGACATGTGCCACAGCGTCTGATACTAAGGAACTTAAAATATCTTCAGAACCATATTGCTTGGATGCAATGACTGGCTTGATGACCTTGATTAACTCACTTTTTTCatgtttgttcttgatatcCAACACAGACATCTTGTCAAGTTCTGCCAAAGTAAAATTCTTTGCCATTGTGTAACCTTGAATAATTTCTACAGGTGAAAGACCTAGCGCAATAAGCTTTTCACTAACATTCAAAAGCTCACCAGCCAACACCATAACAAGGTTAGTACCATCACCcatatcaattttttgttgttcaGATGCCATCACCAACACTTTAACAGCAGGATGGACAATCTCTAATTCCCTTAGCATGGTAGCAGCATCGTTGGTCACAATGTGCTTTCCCAAATGATTAATGATGATCTTGTTTCTGCCGCATGGCCCCATAGAAGTTAAACACATCTGGTGAATCTCTCTAATGGCAGCGATCGATTTATTGATTTGACCATCAGCATTAGAGTACGAATTGTACCCTTGCTTGAACAATCCCGCATTAGGATTTTGAGGAAGTTTCAAAGACATGCTGCTTTTCAAGGATTTGTGAATTATCTGCTTTCCTTCCAAGGTATAGCTTTTCCACGTACAAGTTTCGTCTTCGCCACCTTTGTTCACGCACTGTTTTCTATATTTCAACTATGTTGTTAAAAGATACTTtagcatttttttttttcagtattGAGAGATATGCAGAAAATATGGGAATGCTTTAGCCAATAGTTACTAGGGACAAAGTGTCTGAATAAGGCATGTGTACATGTGTGTTTCTGGAGATCTGAAAGTACTATCATCTTACTCTAAAGAATAGGTATGTAGCTGGGTGATGGATGCATCCACGTCAACATCCTAGGAATAATCATAGCAGAATAGAGTTATGTATCTTAAAACTTCGCTGATCCTGGCAAATCAAACCATTTCAATATATAGCTCAGGAAGGCACTTACTCTGTTGTTCTGCCATATGCAAAACATATGTTTGTAAGAGCAGCATCGTTGGCTACACACTGTAACTCGTTGAGCAATAATATATTATGCAGTGCGAAGATTACATCGTTCTGGTATATGTACAGTGTCAATGAAGCTACTCAAAGGAATTGCTTCAGTAGCTCAGTCGGAAGAGCGTCAGTCTCATAATCTGAAGGTCGAGAGTTCGAACCTCCCCTGGagcattatttttttcatagTTAAAGGGTTTGGAACTGTCAATTCACCTTTTAAAGActttgtattttttttcgatATTTCTGATATCAGACTTTCATAGTAATTATTGCATACAGAAACAAATATAACAAGAACCTTTGTTGTATCATCAGTAAATGACAAAAAGAGCCAGCAATTGTAAGTTGCAGAGGTATAATTCTCCCTTCTCTATCCAGCTCCTCCCCATTATTGTTTCCTGTATTAGTATCACGCACattaatttgaattgaataacTAGAACTTAACAAGTAATGATTTCAGAATCTTTGGAATACGATCCCTTACACGATCTTCAACAGATATTCTCGAAGCAGGAATCTTTATCAGATATTGATAACCTAGTGCTATTAACCGAAAAATGTAAATTTAATTTAGAGGAGCGGGTACGAGAAAGCAATAACACCAGTTCAGAAGTCAATAGTTTAGAAGACAATTATGATTTCCACAAGTTGTTTGAGAAGATAAATTCAACGAAGTCTCTGTCACAGATTACTGAAGCAACCATATCCGACTTGACACATGATATTTCAGATTTGGATAACGCTAAGAGGAATATAACGAGATCGATGACGTGctttgaaaatttgaagatcttGAGTGATGCATACGTGAACTCTAAAAAGTACATGCAAGCTGAAAAATACATTGAAATGTGCGGCCCCTTTAAAGTTATGCATTCCTTATCTGTATCTTTCCACGAATATAAATCTTTGGATGAGTTTTGTAAGTTTCtaaatcaaattcatcgTTTAGAGAGTGATACACTATTGGTGTGTGAGAGAGTAACGAAAGAAGTGCTTAGGGATGGGTCTAACAGTAAATATGACAGCAAAACGATGAAAGACGGTATATGTTGCCTTGCGGACACTAATAAGCATTATAAAGAAAGGATTGTGCAATTGTGTTTGGATTCTCTATTGtatgaaattaaagaaatcttccaaattgatgatgaagctGGTTCTTTGGAGAATTTGTCTAGACGttacatcttcttcaaaaaagTATTAAATAATTTCCAGTCTACTTTCAGCGAATATTTCCCATCAGAATGGGAGATACCTTTGAAACTAACGGATTCTTTCTTCACAATGACGTCTAACgatttgaaaacattatTGAAGAGAGATTTGTCCGGTACCACCTCCATTGACCTATTCATGCAATCGTTACAAACTACCTTAGagtttgaaaaatacataTCAGTGAAGTTTTCCCATATATACGAGGGTAAAATATCCACTTGCTTTGAGCcatatttgaaattatggGTTAGACACCAAgattcatctttgaacGCCAAGATGTTGACATATCTTAATGAGACCAAGCTCCCAGCTAAAAATGAATCGCTTGTCGTTCCATCCAGTGCAGACTTGTTTAGAACTTATAGACACATTCTTTCTCAAACTTTCAGCTTGATAGAAGGCGGTAATAAATCGACCATAATGGTGGAATTGGCGGTTTTCTTCGTCAAATGGTTGAATGAATATTATgaaaagattttgaaaccattgttGTTACCTGAGGATACACAAATCGATGATAAGAATGAAGTAGTGAAATATACCGTTCTTCTTGTCAATACAGCAGACTATTGCGCAAATacaattgatcaattgcaAGATAAACTCTGTGAATATCTTGAGAATGATGAGccaaatatcaacaaagtTGCAGCCATTTTTGAACCTACAAGGCAAAAATACATGGATCTCGTATCGGGTGGTATCAATTTACTACTAAATCGCATCctgaagaaagatttggaatttgtATGGAGGGAGTTCACAAACACAAATTGGGCTAATACAATGGTGGAAGATTACAGCAGATATGTGACTACCTTACAGAGTATCCTCCTACCAACAAGATCGGAAAATTCAACATTTTACTCCACTGTTTCTCAATTCAATAGAGATCTTTATGGTTGGAATTTTATTGATAAAACTATTGATTTAATAGctatctcttttgaatctcAAATTATAAAGCTCTTGAAACCAGCTTTACCATATGGCACTCTTAATTCGAAAAGACAGTTCGATGTGAAGCAAGTGATAAATATCGCAGAACAATTATTGTTAGACGTTCAACTATTGAAGACAACGTTGCATTCACTTCCGGAAAGTTTACCGCAACATGACACATCAGCTAAAAGAGTCACGAAACACATAGATAGTAATGTGGAAAAACTAATGCATCTTTTAAAGTTACTTGTCTCTCCTATTGACCCTGATACAACATACTTGGAAACCTATTATGCAATAACCGCAAGTCAGAATACAAACTCAAATTTCTGGGCATTTATACTAGCGCTAAAAGGTGTACCTTGGGATTTGGCACTTTGGAAAAGAGTATGGTCAgaatttcaacaatcagatgatgatactCAACCGATGAAACCAGATGACCTTATTTTCAACCCTAGAGAACTACAAAACTTTATTTACAATCTATCGAGGGTATCAGATCCATCATGGAAAACATTTTTGGAGGAAGACCTCAAGATTAAACCTGTTCCACGTCCTGATTTATCCGTAGCTATACAGTCCTCCCCTAGTCCACCCACTGGGTCTCCATCCCCTAAGATTCCTGGACATAAATTGAATGAGATAAAAAACCTTATGTCAAACtccagtttttttttcaagaaggGCTAACTGCTTCTGTAGAGAAGCTTCCACACGCAGTTTGACCAACGAAACAGCAACACTACTTGTAATACTACCTTTACCTCTGTAGCAGATTTATCAGTTTAAATAGGCTTTTTTTAACATTTTCGAGGCATGTCAATGCGTCAAGTCAAAATGACACAGAAAACTCGAAGATATTATTTACTTATGAATATTAAGATATATCAGTTAACCTGAGCACTTACAATATATCTGATTATATGACAAAATGTGCCGCACAAGTTGGTTCGGCTATCGACtttattttgaaatcagACCTGGTATCCTCATGCAATGATTCCATTCTTCTACAtaatgatttttttcactATAGCTGAAAGCACGCTTACAGATGCTGAGTTTAAGGAAATTGATATGTTTATAGATGTTGTTGGTGAATCACATTTTGCTCTGATGTTTCCTGTGGAATTGATCAGAACCGATTTGAATGATACGTTTGACCCAAAACAAGTTTACGATatttttgatgaattagCTGAAGAGCGCAAAGAGTTTCAAATAGTAAAAGAACTTGATATACCTGAGTTTGTGGCCGAACCGCTTTATGATAGGCTGACATATCTCTCAGTCAAATTGGATAATGGATACACCGTAAATCTAGCAAATGAAATAGCAATAATTCAGGATATAATCCAAATAGCAGCAGAGTCAGACAACATTAAACTCGATTTTACTGCTCTTCTTAGAGTTAAAGAAGAGTTGAGGGTTGATATGGCAGCCGTGTCAAAATTAAAGTTGTTCAAAACGTGCTTATTGTCCAACCTTTTCCCATTTATGCAGGAAGAATGCGAAGGACTCTTAAGACAAAAGCTAATTGAACATCTCAAGATTTGGATAGAAGTTTGGAAAAGACACCAAGATGATTGAATTAGTATGAGCTTTCTCGAGTTGAATTAAGTATTATGTGCCTTTTCTACTATATCTTGTTCCTATTTGTAGCATAAGTATTAAAAGGAAATGCAATAAGTTCAGCCATTAATTTTGTTAGAACTTATAAGTGACTTCAGCTCCCACTGAATAGGCCGATGTACCGAAAGACTTGAATTGCACAGATTCCCCCTTCgctatttcttttgaatcagAATCTGTCCATTCTAGTGGAACATTCGCATTACTATCAGTATAGGCCAAAACATTGAAAGTATAGTTAccttcatttttcaattcgGGCAAGAAAGTGACACTGGCTGTTATCTGTCTAAGTACTGCCCGAATCTCCTTTTGGGTTTCCTCTAATGGAATGttcatatcatcatcagtatCGTTCTTGTTGCTGTGAGAATCTACGTTAAACTTccatctttcaattgtttcacCATCATCCTTATCTACTATACACAGAACAAGCTGGTGACATTTACCTCCCAATAACCACCTATGAACCTGCCGGAGAATTTCCCGTATGTATTGTTTAAGTTCTGTATCTTGTGTTTTTAATAAGCTCAAATCATACTTCTTAACTGTAGCGAAGTCTTCTGCCGGGTATA from Kluyveromyces lactis strain NRRL Y-1140 chromosome D complete sequence harbors:
- a CDS encoding serine/threonine-protein kinase (similar to uniprot|P38990 Saccharomyces cerevisiae YER129W PAK1 Upstream kinase for the SNF1 complex partially redundant function with Elm1p and Tos3p members of this family of kinases have functional orthology with LKB1 a mammalian kinase associated with Peutz-Jeghers cancer-susceptibility syndrome), with the protein product MVEEIDLPPDIRWQLMDESKMHKPANPRRKSSIFGSMHREEFPMSNTSSTDSLDLLLEKQRQRQLNHPLHQNHIRTVLGSHLNSGQRITYGPVKETNTVSLEYDPISKRKVLNTYEIIEELGHGQHGKVKLARDLVTKQLVAIKIVNRHKKRTFNDKFSNRFKTPQSGIEDEKIKREIAIMKKCHHEHVVKLIEVLDDAKSRKIYLVLEYCSKGEIKWCPGDVIETKARGPPLLSFQRTREIFRGVLLGLEYLHFQGIIHRDIKPANLLLSEDGIVKISDFGVSLAFSSDSSTDSLNELELAKTAGTPAFFAPEICLVEDTIKKFDLDPNSKEPIISFPTDIWAMGITLHCLLFGMLPFISDYELELFDKIVNEPLVFEPYQKIEQCQVSQVECKEEYEEAQNLLNKLLEKNPKKRMAIQDAKKHPWVCWDFNHNDYMSDQEKSLKLIEQSNFHRSPSEQVEQICISEHEVDTAVGGIGHKIKNAVGKFLPSTKSNDESNTNSVNEFNDSGNNKYIDGCLNSCASYTDNGNLILSEETYISPKDSTGYGNEGTNLVEDSSSVPVHDVSAREIFQQELQRFDNRRDPDSIVSLPVNSSFASLDSFYIDHYAPRQLSEHSFQGPLAQQQKFEAFDRPPIGPFSKPNSNGRVPTQTAFRIPSPNALQLDTLTMGSGISGRNIRSNLHSPILSPTGTLSRRTSNEFPNAALGSRLRKPASLHTYDKNQSAFTNPRVPGDNPYRRSQTLQCQRNTRKPSIVFDGLQESDGDSQSTNSHIEPSNVFQMGSESEDENDIDNGFYLSDNHSDAESLPFEFGIDSEHGSVLSLRDLTEGGRTTTNSYTELRSTNNSSEPPEHLRLFGKHLVDTSIPEKVTSSPLKKSSETAIPIISSDYVDAFTEVEGVPEEMLNMIPEMQPELRTTSSQHTNNCNGLFQQFSSNVLPTTQESSVDHVITMNNSNEAKFFLKNLLSSTKSPRTNSFGNIRSPKLKNNGPDRLATDIFVNHYSGNKDNNNIPVDKGDNENNTSTSRYRSKSVSVGLLADKEADNSL
- the CCT8 gene encoding chaperonin-containing T-complex subunit CCT8 (highly similar to uniprot|P47079 Saccharomyces cerevisiae YJL008C CCT8 Subunit of the cytosolic chaperonin Cct ring complex related to Tcp1p required for the assembly of actin and tubulins in vivo); the encoded protein is MSLKLPQNPNAGLFKQGYNSYSNADGQINKSIAAIREIHQMCLTSMGPCGRNKIIINHLGKHIVTNDAATMLRELEIVHPAVKVLVMASEQQKIDMGDGTNLVMVLAGELLNVSEKLIALGLSPVEIIQGYTMAKNFTLAELDKMSVLDIKNKHEKSELIKVIKPVIASKQYGSEDILSSLVSDAVAHVLLPNSNYFNVDSIRVVKIMGGSLTNSSVIKGLVFNREPEGHLKSLPQGEKHKVAVFTCPIDISNTETKGTVLLHNAQEMLDFTKGEEQQLDQMMKEIAETGVRCVVAGAGVGELALHYLNRYNILVLKVPSKFELRRICRVCGATPMPRLGAPTPEEIGIVETVKTKEIGGDRVTIFKQEENENTRTATIILRGATQNNLDDIERAIDDGVNAIKGLMKQDGGKLVPGAGATEIELVSRISNYGEKTPGLMQLAIKQFAVAFEVVPRTLAETAGLNVNEVLPNLYAAHSQKTASNEINDGLYQGIDIDNNTPECIKDIRDEGIYDLLAAKKFAIDVATEAAKTVLSVDQIIMAKRAGGPAVPKGPKPGNWDQDD
- the VPS53 gene encoding Vps53p (similar to uniprot|P47061 Saccharomyces cerevisiae YJL029C VPS53 Required for Vacuolar Protein Sorting Vps53p is a hydrophilic protein that is peripherally associated with the late Golgi and forms a stable complex with Vps52p and Vps54p.), with amino-acid sequence MISESLEYDPLHDLQQIFSKQESLSDIDNLVLLTEKCKFNLEERVRESNNTSSEVNSLEDNYDFHKLFEKINSTKSLSQITEATISDLTHDISDLDNAKRNITRSMTCFENLKILSDAYVNSKKYMQAEKYIEMCGPFKVMHSLSVSFHEYKSLDEFCKFLNQIHRLESDTLLVCERVTKEVLRDGSNSKYDSKTMKDGICCLADTNKHYKERIVQLCLDSLLYEIKEIFQIDDEAGSLENLSRRYIFFKKVLNNFQSTFSEYFPSEWEIPLKLTDSFFTMTSNDLKTLLKRDLSGTTSIDLFMQSLQTTLEFEKYISVKFSHIYEGKISTCFEPYLKLWVRHQDSSLNAKMLTYLNETKLPAKNESLVVPSSADLFRTYRHILSQTFSLIEGGNKSTIMVELAVFFVKWLNEYYEKILKPLLLPEDTQIDDKNEVVKYTVLLVNTADYCANTIDQLQDKLCEYLENDEPNINKVAAIFEPTRQKYMDLVSGGINLLLNRILKKDLEFVWREFTNTNWANTMVEDYSRYVTTLQSILLPTRSENSTFYSTVSQFNRDLYGWNFIDKTIDLIAISFESQIIKLLKPALPYGTLNSKRQFDVKQVINIAEQLLLDVQLLKTTLHSLPESLPQHDTSAKRVTKHIDSNVEKLMHLLKLLVSPIDPDTTYLETYYAITASQNTNSNFWAFILALKGVPWDLALWKRVWSEFQQSDDDTQPMKPDDLIFNPRELQNFIYNLSRVSDPSWKTFLEEDLKIKPVPRPDLSVAIQSSPSPPTGSPSPKIPGHKLNEIKNLMSNSSFFFKKG
- a CDS encoding uncharacterized protein (no similarity), yielding MIPFFYIMIFFTIAESTLTDAEFKEIDMFIDVVGESHFALMFPVELIRTDLNDTFDPKQVYDIFDELAEERKEFQIVKELDIPEFVAEPLYDRLTYLSVKLDNGYTVNLANEIAIIQDIIQIAAESDNIKLDFTALLRVKEELRVDMAAVSKLKLFKTCLLSNLFPFMQEECEGLLRQKLIEHLKIWIEVWKRHQDD
- the MAD2 gene encoding spindle checkpoint protein MAD2 (highly similar to uniprot|P40958 Saccharomyces cerevisiae YJL030W MAD2 Component of the spindle-assembly checkpoint complex which delays the onset of anaphase in cells with defects in mitotic spindle assembly forms a complex with Mad1p), translated to MDLISLKGSTRIVTEFFEYSINSILYQRAVYPAEDFATVKKYDLSLLKTQDTELKQYIREILRQVHRWLLGGKCHQLVLCIVDKDDGETIERWKFNVDSHSNKNDTDDDMNIPLEETQKEIRAVLRQITASVTFLPELKNEGNYTFNVLAYTDSNANVPLEWTDSDSKEIAKGESVQFKSFGTSAYSVGAEVTYKF